Proteins encoded within one genomic window of Streptomyces sp. NBC_01237:
- a CDS encoding ATP-dependent Clp protease ATP-binding subunit — protein MSMAFGSPFGSSDPFSDMLNRFFGMSPASSPPAVQRVPIGRLLTESSHELLNLATRKAADDGTSDLDTEHLLWAATRVEPARGLLAQAGVDPEALAAQLDEVLPRESGEPSAEPGLTPAAKRTLAAAYGRSQEAGVSYIGPEHILAALLADVDSGASRLLGADDTDVQRLRGLTERAAHSAGGGPGAGNRHEQPATTLDEFGRDLTEEAKAGRLDPVVGRAEEIEQTVEILSRRSKNNPVLIGEPGVGKTAIVEGLAQRIVADEVPDTLKGKRVVSLDLSGMVAGAQYRGQFEERLKKVIEDVQAAAGDIILFIDELHTVVGAGATGEGSMDAGNMLKPALARGELHVVGATTIDEYRRHIEKDAALERRFQPVLIPEPTVEETVQILEGLRDVYEAHHQVRFADGALTAAAELSDRYISDRFLPDKAIDVMDQAGARVRLRSAVRSTEVVSREDALAKLRREKDQAVDGEEFERASELKRRIAEAEGELAGVEERREGVVSVTAIDIADVVSRRTGIPVSQLTADEKERLLKLEEEMHTRVVGQDEAVTAVSEAVRRSRAGMGDPNRPVGSFLFLGPTGVGKTELAKTLAGLLFGDEDRMIRFDMSEFQEKHTVARLVGAPPGYVGYEEAGQLTEKVRRNPYSVVLFDEVEKAHSDVFNTLLQILDDGRLTDGQGRTVDFRHCVIIMTSNIGAHRILAHEGDAAELKDELMGDLRGRFLPEFLNRIDDIIVFHSLTEKDLAEIVEHLLDRSKHRVHAQGLRLEVTEAAKKLLVAHGYQPEFGARPLRRTIQTELDNRIASLLLGGDAEPGDTITADVIDDSLHCTVSSGAGS, from the coding sequence ATGTCGATGGCGTTCGGTTCACCCTTCGGTTCGTCCGATCCTTTCAGCGACATGCTCAATCGGTTCTTCGGCATGTCACCGGCGTCGTCGCCCCCGGCCGTGCAGCGTGTGCCGATCGGCCGTCTCCTGACGGAGTCGTCGCACGAGCTTCTCAACCTCGCCACCCGCAAGGCCGCCGATGACGGCACCTCCGACCTCGACACCGAGCACCTGCTGTGGGCAGCGACCCGGGTCGAACCCGCGAGGGGGCTGCTCGCCCAGGCCGGCGTGGACCCCGAGGCGCTCGCGGCCCAGCTCGACGAGGTGCTGCCCCGGGAGTCCGGTGAGCCGTCCGCCGAGCCCGGTCTCACCCCGGCTGCGAAGCGCACCCTCGCCGCTGCCTACGGCCGTTCGCAGGAGGCGGGTGTGTCATACATCGGCCCCGAGCACATCCTCGCCGCCCTCCTCGCCGACGTCGACTCCGGAGCGAGTCGCCTCCTCGGCGCCGACGACACCGACGTACAAAGACTCCGCGGCCTCACCGAACGCGCGGCGCACTCCGCCGGCGGCGGCCCCGGCGCCGGGAACCGGCATGAGCAGCCCGCCACCACCCTCGACGAATTCGGCAGGGACCTGACCGAGGAAGCGAAAGCGGGCAGGCTCGACCCGGTGGTCGGCCGGGCCGAGGAGATCGAGCAGACCGTCGAGATCCTCTCGCGTCGCTCGAAGAACAACCCGGTGCTCATCGGCGAGCCCGGCGTCGGGAAGACCGCGATCGTGGAGGGTCTGGCGCAGCGCATCGTGGCGGACGAGGTGCCCGACACGCTGAAGGGCAAGAGGGTCGTCTCCCTCGACCTGTCCGGCATGGTCGCCGGCGCCCAGTACCGAGGGCAGTTCGAGGAGCGGCTGAAGAAGGTCATCGAGGATGTCCAGGCGGCAGCGGGCGACATCATCCTCTTCATCGACGAACTGCACACCGTGGTCGGCGCCGGCGCGACGGGCGAGGGCTCGATGGATGCGGGCAACATGCTCAAGCCCGCCCTCGCGCGCGGTGAGCTGCACGTCGTGGGCGCGACGACGATCGACGAGTACCGCAGGCACATCGAGAAGGACGCCGCGCTGGAGCGGCGCTTCCAGCCCGTCCTGATCCCGGAGCCGACGGTCGAGGAGACGGTGCAGATCCTCGAAGGTCTGCGTGATGTGTACGAGGCCCATCACCAGGTCCGGTTCGCCGACGGGGCGCTGACGGCGGCGGCCGAACTCTCCGACCGGTACATCAGCGACCGGTTCCTGCCCGACAAGGCCATCGATGTGATGGACCAGGCCGGTGCCCGGGTGCGTCTGCGGAGCGCCGTCCGTTCCACCGAGGTCGTCAGCCGTGAGGACGCTCTGGCGAAGTTGCGGCGTGAGAAGGACCAGGCCGTGGACGGCGAGGAGTTCGAGCGGGCCTCGGAACTGAAGCGGCGGATCGCCGAGGCGGAGGGCGAGCTCGCGGGAGTCGAGGAGCGCCGTGAGGGTGTCGTCTCGGTCACCGCCATCGACATCGCCGACGTTGTATCGCGCCGCACCGGCATCCCGGTCTCCCAGCTCACCGCCGACGAGAAGGAGCGGCTGCTCAAGCTCGAGGAGGAGATGCACACCAGGGTCGTCGGGCAGGACGAGGCGGTGACCGCGGTCTCCGAGGCGGTGCGCCGCAGCCGCGCGGGCATGGGGGATCCGAACCGGCCCGTCGGCTCGTTCCTCTTCCTCGGCCCCACGGGGGTGGGCAAGACCGAACTCGCCAAGACCCTCGCCGGCCTGCTGTTCGGCGACGAGGACCGCATGATCCGGTTCGACATGAGCGAGTTCCAGGAGAAGCACACGGTCGCCCGGCTCGTCGGCGCGCCCCCCGGGTACGTCGGCTACGAGGAGGCGGGGCAGCTCACCGAGAAGGTGCGGCGCAACCCGTACAGCGTGGTCCTGTTCGACGAGGTCGAGAAGGCGCACTCCGACGTCTTCAACACGCTCCTCCAGATCCTCGACGACGGCAGGCTCACCGACGGGCAGGGCCGCACGGTCGACTTCCGGCACTGCGTGATCATCATGACCTCGAACATCGGCGCCCATCGCATCCTCGCCCACGAGGGCGACGCGGCCGAGCTCAAGGACGAACTGATGGGCGATCTGCGCGGCCGGTTCCTGCCCGAGTTCCTCAACCGCATCGACGACATCATCGTCTTCCACAGCCTCACCGAGAAGGACCTGGCGGAGATCGTCGAACACCTCCTGGACCGCAGCAAGCACCGCGTCCACGCACAGGGCCTGCGGCTGGAAGTCACCGAGGCGGCGAAGAAGCTGCTGGTCGCGCACGGCTACCAGCCGGAGTTCGGCGCCCGCCCACTGCGCCGCACGATCCAGACGGAACTCGACAACCGGATCGCCTCACTCCTTCTCGGCGGCGACGCCGAGCCCGGAGACACGATCACCGCCGACGTGATCGACGACTCGCTCCACTGCACCGTCAGCAGCGGAGCCGGGAGCTGA
- a CDS encoding putative immunity protein, translated as MTTEAGDFELTVEELRVVVRYVVESAEDVLPAFEETVPDDPRPRAAVDAAWEFANGARRTRLQRVTALDAHRAAKEAPTETARLAARAAGDAAAAAYLHPLAKATQVGHILRGAACAARVAELSAGDDPDVGDELIEQARRRATPVLVDVLVRYPLAPTGRSRVAQLMSALDALLRTSR; from the coding sequence ATGACGACTGAGGCCGGTGATTTCGAACTGACCGTGGAAGAGCTGCGCGTCGTCGTGCGCTACGTGGTGGAAAGCGCCGAGGATGTCCTTCCGGCGTTTGAGGAGACTGTTCCCGATGATCCTCGGCCTCGCGCAGCCGTTGATGCTGCCTGGGAGTTCGCGAACGGCGCGCGGAGGACCAGGTTGCAGCGCGTCACCGCGTTGGACGCCCACCGGGCCGCGAAGGAAGCACCCACCGAGACCGCACGCCTTGCTGCGCGTGCTGCCGGCGACGCCGCGGCTGCCGCATACCTGCATCCCCTCGCGAAGGCTACCCAGGTAGGTCACATCCTGCGCGGGGCCGCATGTGCGGCGCGCGTGGCCGAGTTGAGTGCAGGCGACGATCCCGATGTCGGAGATGAGCTGATCGAGCAGGCCCGGCGACGCGCTACGCCGGTCCTGGTCGATGTTCTTGTCCGGTATCCGCTCGCTCCCACGGGCAGGAGTCGCGTCGCCCAGCTCATGAGTGCCTTGGACGCTCTCCTGCGCACATCGCGCTGA
- a CDS encoding lysophospholipid acyltransferase family protein — translation MLSRIADILAPGVGRLSVTTDSGTELTPGSIIAVNHTSLADPAVVLAALYRLGIEPVVMATSGLWRIPLLGRALVREGHIPVFRGDRRAATALDLAARALDRGRLILIYAEGGLPRRKDAAEAAPGAFHSGLARLAERTGAPVVPVGQAGARRVTSGSVTKQLAGLATAPLRRPGLHVHIGVPLELTGDRAMCTARARTAVTAAWRTAAARLGEPAALTAQLS, via the coding sequence ATGCTCAGCCGCATAGCCGACATCCTGGCACCGGGCGTCGGCCGCCTGTCGGTCACCACCGACTCCGGCACCGAACTCACGCCGGGCAGCATCATCGCCGTGAACCACACCTCGCTCGCCGACCCCGCCGTCGTGCTCGCCGCCCTGTACCGCCTGGGCATCGAGCCCGTCGTCATGGCGACTTCGGGGCTGTGGCGCATCCCCTTGCTCGGCCGCGCCCTCGTCCGTGAGGGGCACATCCCGGTGTTCCGCGGAGACCGGCGAGCCGCGACCGCGCTCGACCTGGCGGCCCGGGCGCTCGACCGTGGCCGGCTGATCCTCATCTACGCCGAAGGCGGACTGCCCCGCCGCAAGGACGCCGCGGAGGCGGCCCCCGGCGCCTTCCACAGCGGCCTGGCCCGGCTCGCCGAGCGCACCGGTGCCCCCGTCGTACCCGTGGGCCAGGCCGGAGCCCGCCGGGTGACCTCGGGGAGCGTGACGAAGCAACTCGCCGGCCTGGCCACAGCGCCGTTGCGCCGACCGGGCCTGCACGTCCACATAGGAGTACCGCTGGAACTGACGGGCGACCGCGCCATGTGCACGGCGCGCGCCCGCACCGCGGTGACCGCGGCGTGGCGTACGGCGGCCGCCCGCCTCGGCGAACCCGCCGCGCTCACCGCGCAACTGTCGTAG
- a CDS encoding oxygenase MpaB family protein → MTTETTGMADEAPLFGPKSQFGAFFDDPRWALAIIRATVLEAAHPQIGAALVDNSTFVAHPWRRLRNTFLSMRRMFGTDPAVREREAARLNRLHTRMSGSDSRGRAYDAMDRATRAWVVATLFESAVTMCRLSGQPLDQNTMERMYAEYRAFLAALDGDAAELPEDLSDFWRYFDRVVENELENTEAARVILYRLFDHLPAPALLDGAPTLWAAGRAVAGPLLGAITVASLPEPYRRRAGLPEMPGAPTLMQGAYLAAGLTRFLPEGWINAESIIEALSLSPDSDDPRARTVSALRARMKRASALLRLLTPLSGDTNPEPAPSAGTEENRRPAEEFFRRVLDQTGDGHLDWPDLAAMARELATRLDLDEPEETRLYDAFAAWWRELQAALDTDGDGRVSAEEYATAVPSLAGPALIRVAEVLFDATDKDGDGSIDADEYRTLFRSAFHRELTTDGAYGRSAFVGDFLSFMAGRRSGTPYDPLLADA, encoded by the coding sequence ATGACCACCGAAACCACGGGCATGGCCGACGAAGCCCCCCTGTTCGGCCCGAAATCACAGTTCGGCGCCTTCTTCGACGACCCGCGCTGGGCCCTGGCCATAATCCGCGCCACCGTGCTGGAGGCCGCCCACCCGCAGATCGGCGCCGCCCTCGTCGACAACTCCACCTTCGTCGCCCACCCCTGGCGCCGGCTGCGCAACACCTTCCTCAGCATGCGGCGCATGTTCGGCACCGACCCGGCCGTACGCGAACGGGAGGCCGCCCGGCTCAACCGGCTGCACACGCGCATGAGCGGCTCCGACTCCCGCGGCCGCGCCTACGACGCGATGGACCGTGCGACCCGCGCCTGGGTGGTCGCCACCCTCTTCGAGAGCGCCGTCACCATGTGCCGGCTGAGCGGCCAGCCGCTCGACCAGAACACGATGGAGCGGATGTACGCGGAGTACCGCGCGTTCCTCGCCGCGCTCGACGGCGACGCCGCAGAACTCCCCGAGGACCTGAGCGACTTCTGGCGGTACTTCGACCGGGTCGTCGAGAACGAGCTGGAGAACACCGAGGCGGCCCGCGTCATCCTCTACCGGCTCTTCGACCACCTGCCCGCCCCCGCGCTGCTCGACGGAGCGCCGACACTGTGGGCGGCCGGCCGCGCTGTCGCCGGTCCACTCCTCGGCGCGATCACCGTCGCCTCGCTGCCCGAGCCCTACCGGCGCCGGGCCGGCCTGCCCGAGATGCCCGGCGCCCCCACCCTCATGCAGGGCGCCTACCTCGCCGCCGGGCTCACCCGGTTCCTGCCCGAGGGCTGGATCAACGCCGAGAGCATCATCGAGGCCCTCTCGCTCTCGCCCGACAGCGACGACCCCCGCGCCCGCACCGTATCCGCCCTGCGTGCCCGCATGAAGCGGGCGTCGGCCCTGCTCCGCCTCCTCACTCCACTGAGCGGCGACACCAACCCCGAGCCGGCGCCTTCGGCGGGCACAGAGGAGAACCGACGCCCGGCGGAGGAGTTCTTCCGCCGAGTGCTGGACCAGACCGGCGACGGCCACCTCGACTGGCCCGACCTCGCCGCCATGGCACGCGAACTCGCCACTCGCCTCGACCTGGACGAACCCGAGGAGACCAGGCTCTACGACGCCTTCGCCGCCTGGTGGCGCGAGCTCCAGGCCGCCCTCGACACGGACGGCGACGGCCGCGTCAGCGCCGAGGAGTACGCCACCGCCGTCCCGTCCCTCGCCGGACCCGCGCTCATCCGCGTTGCCGAGGTCCTCTTCGACGCCACCGACAAGGACGGCGACGGGAGCATCGACGCGGACGAGTACCGCACCCTCTTCCGGTCCGCCTTCCACCGCGAGCTCACCACCGACGGCGCCTACGGCCGGAGCGCCTTCGTGGGCGACTTCCTCTCCTTCATGGCGGGCCGCCGCTCGGGTACCCCGTACGACCCCCTCCTCGCCGACGCCTGA
- a CDS encoding YwqG family protein, with amino-acid sequence MTDKRYSRLAAEHLPGDFAQRWTALLRPCVRLRRAVGGEQTVATLGGKARLPAGIGWPEWPGHGPLSFIASVRCNELPREGLADCFPQDGTLLFFYFDGRTDTDAFVSADDPDTWVGAQVLYVPENTPVFPTPAPPDLEPFPRVSLTAETEQSAPDLWLPQVRGALLGEGRDWPDHPRDTSAELKPFLRAFGRLRTRTGHRIGGHAVPVQGPVEYEIAHGALGSMHAWGDRSHDQEAQRWVLLAQFDSDSDARMEWGDAGTLYWLIRPEDLTAHRFGRAGLTVQC; translated from the coding sequence ATGACCGACAAGCGATACTCACGGCTTGCCGCCGAGCACCTCCCCGGCGATTTCGCCCAGCGCTGGACAGCGCTCCTGCGCCCGTGTGTACGCCTTCGTCGGGCCGTGGGCGGCGAGCAGACCGTGGCCACCCTCGGTGGGAAAGCGCGGCTTCCAGCGGGGATCGGCTGGCCCGAGTGGCCAGGGCACGGGCCACTGTCCTTCATCGCTTCCGTGCGCTGCAACGAGCTGCCGCGCGAGGGGCTTGCCGACTGCTTCCCACAGGACGGAACCCTGCTCTTCTTCTACTTCGACGGCCGGACCGACACCGACGCTTTTGTTTCCGCCGACGATCCCGACACCTGGGTCGGGGCCCAGGTGCTGTACGTCCCGGAGAACACACCGGTCTTCCCGACACCCGCACCCCCGGACCTGGAACCGTTCCCCCGCGTGAGCCTCACCGCCGAGACGGAGCAGAGCGCCCCGGACCTGTGGCTGCCGCAGGTCCGGGGCGCTCTGCTCGGCGAAGGCCGGGACTGGCCGGACCACCCCCGTGACACCTCGGCCGAGCTCAAGCCGTTCCTCCGTGCCTTCGGTCGCCTGCGCACCCGCACCGGCCACCGGATCGGCGGCCACGCCGTACCTGTCCAGGGCCCGGTGGAGTACGAGATCGCGCATGGGGCGCTCGGCAGCATGCACGCGTGGGGCGACCGGTCGCACGACCAGGAAGCCCAACGATGGGTACTGCTGGCCCAGTTCGACAGCGACAGCGACGCGAGGATGGAATGGGGCGACGCGGGCACCCTCTACTGGCTCATCCGCCCCGAGGACCTCACCGCGCACCGCTTCGGCCGGGCCGGGCTGACCGTGCAGTGCTAA
- a CDS encoding PP2C family protein-serine/threonine phosphatase, whose amino-acid sequence MRRPAMRVVVVLPYALIVLVIVVDVLAGSAILLSLLAAPAALASATGRPRYVLSVGVLAFAVCVGAFVADEGVTAERGAVALSAVALVALAAAYASEVRLRAERRLVSVQTVADAAQNVILRQVPRRSGHFELAVSYVSATVGARIGGDLYEALPHPGGLRIIVGDVQGKGLTAVGSAVTVLTAFRAAAPADGSLQEVAEHIEEALERREQGEEFVTAVLADCTERGDVTLLSFGHPPPLVHRADGTVLTAAPEVPGPPLGLPGGLGALHEDGPGRYELRLEPGDRMLFYTDGTTEARNAEGDFFPLPDHADLLGDPDLADALAELRDRLAAHVQGPLDDDAAMLLLRFAPAPDGT is encoded by the coding sequence ATGCGTCGTCCGGCGATGCGCGTGGTCGTGGTCCTGCCGTATGCGCTGATCGTTCTCGTCATCGTGGTGGATGTCCTCGCGGGATCTGCCATTCTGCTGTCGCTGCTGGCGGCCCCGGCCGCGCTCGCCTCCGCCACCGGCCGCCCTCGCTACGTACTCTCCGTGGGCGTTCTGGCGTTCGCCGTGTGCGTCGGAGCATTCGTGGCGGATGAGGGGGTCACGGCGGAGCGCGGGGCGGTGGCACTGAGTGCGGTCGCGCTCGTCGCGCTGGCCGCCGCGTACGCCAGCGAGGTCCGGCTGAGAGCCGAGCGTCGGCTGGTGAGCGTCCAGACAGTCGCCGACGCGGCCCAGAACGTGATCCTGCGACAGGTACCCCGACGCAGCGGCCATTTCGAACTCGCCGTCTCCTACGTCTCCGCGACCGTCGGCGCCCGCATCGGCGGCGACCTCTACGAGGCGCTGCCCCATCCTGGGGGCCTGCGCATCATCGTCGGCGACGTCCAGGGCAAAGGCCTCACAGCGGTCGGGTCCGCCGTCACGGTCCTGACCGCGTTCCGTGCGGCCGCACCGGCCGACGGCTCTCTCCAGGAGGTGGCCGAACACATCGAGGAAGCGCTGGAGCGCCGTGAACAGGGCGAGGAGTTCGTCACCGCGGTGCTGGCCGATTGCACCGAGCGGGGGGACGTGACCCTCCTGAGCTTCGGCCATCCGCCGCCTCTGGTGCACCGGGCCGACGGCACCGTCCTGACGGCGGCACCGGAAGTCCCGGGGCCGCCTCTGGGCCTGCCTGGAGGACTCGGCGCTCTGCACGAGGACGGACCGGGCCGATACGAGCTCCGGCTGGAGCCGGGGGACCGGATGCTCTTCTACACCGACGGCACCACCGAGGCACGCAATGCCGAAGGCGACTTCTTCCCCCTGCCGGACCACGCGGACCTGCTCGGCGACCCGGACCTCGCGGACGCTCTTGCGGAGCTGCGGGACCGACTGGCCGCCCATGTCCAGGGACCGCTCGACGACGACGCAGCCATGCTGCTGCTCCGGTTCGCCCCTGCTCCGGACGGGACCTGA